The Budorcas taxicolor isolate Tak-1 chromosome 5, Takin1.1, whole genome shotgun sequence genome includes a window with the following:
- the KLRK1 gene encoding NKG2-D type II integral membrane protein encodes MSESHTYASEQVKSRASRQWQKRTCATTTSQRGENPSPFVLARSIAIAMGIRFIGMVIICSAMIITSLFNQEAPISLKENYCGPCPKNWICYRNNCYQFFNESKNWYQSQASCMSQNSSLLKIYNKDDQDFFKLVKSYHWMGLVQVSTNGSWQWEDGSILLPNLLTVVEMQNGTCAVYGSSFKAYTENCLTPNTYICMQRTV; translated from the exons ATGAGTGAATCTCATACTTATGCCAGTGAACAAGTAAAGTCTCGTGCTTCTAGACAATGGCAAAAGAGAACATGTGCAACAACTACAAGCCAACGTGGAGAAAACC CATCTCCATTTGTCCTTGCCAGATCCATTGCTATAGCCATGGGGATTCGTTTCATTGGAATGGTAATAATATGCAGTGCCATGATCATAACTT CATTATTCAACCAAGAAGCTCCAATTTCTTTGAAAG AAAATTACTGTGGTCCATGTCCTAAAAACTGGATATGTTATAGAAATAACTGCTACCAATTTTTTAATGAGAGCAAAAACTGGTACCAGAGCCAAGCTTCTTGTATGTCTCAAAATTCCAGTCTCCTGAAGATATACAACAAAGATGACCAG GATTTCTTTAAATTGGTGAAGTCGTATCATTGGATGGGACTAGTACAAGTTTCCACAAACGGTTCCTGGCAGTGGGAAGATGGCTCCATTCTCTTGCCCAACCT ACTAACAGTGGTTGAAATGCAGAATGGAACCTGTGCAGTCTATGGCTCAAGTTTTAAAGCTTATACAGAAAATTGCTTAACTCCAAACACATACATCTGCATGCAGAGAACTGTGTAA